gagcagcccaggatagttacagcagcagctgtgagagcagcccaggatagttacagtagcagctgtgagagcagcccaggatagttacagtagcagctgtgagagcagcccaggatagttacagtagcaggtgtgagagcagcccaggatagttacagtagcagctgtgagagcagcccaggatagttacagcagcagctgtgagagcagcccaggatagttacagtagcaggtgttagagcagcccaggatagttacagtagcaggtgtgagagcagcccaggatagttacagtagcagctgtgagagcagcccaggatagttacagcagcagctgtgagagcagcccaggatagttacagtagcaggtgtgagagcagcccaggatagttacagtagcagctgtgagagcagcccaggatagttacagtagcagctgtgagagcagcccaggatagttacagtagcagctgtgagagcagcccaggatagttacagtagcagctgtgagagcagcccaggatagttacagtagcagctgtgagagcagcccaggatagttacagtagcagctgtgagagcagcccaggatagttacagtagcagctgtgagaacagcccaggatagttacagtagcagctgtgagagccgcccaggatagttacagtagcagctgtgcgagcagcccaggatagttacagtagcagctgtgagagcagcccaggatagttacagtagcagctgtgagagcagcccaggatagttacagtagcagctgtgagagcagcccaggatagttacagtagcagctgtgagagcagcccaggatagttacagtagcagctgtgagagcagcccaggatagttacagtagcagctgtgagagcagcccaggatagttacagtagcagctgtgagagcagcccaggatagttacagtagcaggtgtgagagcagcccaggatagttacagtagcagctgtgagagcagcccaggatagttacagtagcagctgtgagagcagcccaggatagttacagtagcagctgtgagagcagcccaggatagttacagtagcagctgtgagagcagcccaggatagttacagtagcagctgtgagagcagccaggatagttacagtagcagctgtgagagcagcccaggatagttacagtagcagctgtgagagcagcccaggatagttacagtagcagctgtgagagcagcccaggatagttacagcagcagctgtgagagcagcccaggatagttacagtagcagctgtgagagcagcccaggatagttacagtagcagctgtgagagcagcccaggatagttacagtagcagctgtgagagcagcccaggatagttacagcaGCAGCTGAGAGATCAtcccaggatagttacagtagcagctgtgagagcagcccaggatagttacagtagcagctgtgagagcagcccaggatagttacagtagcagctgtgagagcagcccaggatagttacagtagcagctgtgagagcagcccaggatagttacagtagcagctgtgagagcagcccaggatagttacagtagcagctgtgagagcagcccaggatagttacagtagcagctgtgagagcagcccaggatagttacagtagcagctgtgagagcagcccaggatagttacagtagcagctgtgagaacagcccaggatagttacagtagcagctgtgagagccgcccaggatagttacagtagcagctgtgcgagcagcccaggatagttacagtagcagctgtgagagcagcccaggatagttacagtagcagctgtgagagcagcccaggatagttacagtagcagctgtgagagcagcccaggatagttacagtagcagctgtgagagcagcccaggatagttacagtagcagctgtgagagcagcccaggatagttacagtagcagctgtgagagccgcccaggatagttacagtagcagctgtgagagcagcccaggatagttacagtagcagctgtgagagcagcccaggatagttacagtagcagctgtgagagcagcccaggatagttacagtagcagctgtgagagcagcccaggatagttacagtagcagctgtgagagcagcccaggatagttacagtagcagctgtgagagcagcccaggatagttacagtagcagctgtgagagcagcccaggatagttacagtagcagctgtgagagcagcccaggatagttacagtagcagctgtgagagcagcccaggatagttacagtagcagctgtgagagcagcctaggatagttacagtagcagctgtgagagcagcccagcCAGGATAGGGGTAGTGAGTGGAGTGTGTGGGACAATGGTGAGTGAGGTAAGGTGGCACTCCCTCACGGTAATGAGGGCCGCTCATCACTACACTCCCTCACGGTAATGAGGGCCGCTCCTCAGTACACTCCCTCACAGTAATGAGGGCCGCTCCTCACTACACACCCTCACAGTAATGAGGGCCGCTCATCACTACACTCCCTCACGGTAATGAGGGCCGCTCCTCACTACACTCCCTCACGGTAATGTGGGCCGCTCCTCACTACACTCCCTCACAGTAATGAGGGCCGCTCCTCACTACACTCCCTCACAGTAATGAGGGCCGCTCCTCACTACACTCCCTCACAGTAATGAGGGCCGCTCCTCACTACACTCCCTCACAGTAATGAGGGCCGCTCCTCACTACACTCCCTCACAGTAATGAGGGCCGCTCCTCACTACACTCTCTCACAGTAATGAGGGCCGCTCCTCACTACACTCCCTCACGGTAATGTGGGCCGCTCCTCACTACACTCCCTCACAGTAATGAGGGCCGCTCCTCACTACACTCCCTCACAGTAATGAGGGCCGCTCCTCACTACACTCCCTCACAGTAATGAGGGCCGCTCCTCACTACACTCCCTCACGGTAATGTGGGCCGCTCCTCACTACACTCCCTCACAGTAATGAGGGCCGCTCCTCACTACACACCCTCACAGTAATGAGGGCCGCTCCTCACTACACTCCCTCACAGTAATGAGGGCCGCTCCTCACTACACACCCTCACAGTAATGAGGGCCGCTCCTCACTACACTCCCTCACAGTAATGAGGGCCGCTCCTCACTACACACCCTCACGGTAATGAGGGCCGCTCCTCACTACACTCCCTCACAGTAATGAGGGCCGCTCCTCACTACACACCCTCACAGTAATGAGGGCCGCCCCTCACTACACTCCCTCACAGTAATGAGGGCCGCTCCTCACTACACTCCCTCACAGTAATGAGGGCCGCTCATCACTACACTCCCTCACGGTAATGTGGGCCGCTCCTCACTACACTCCCTCACGGTAATGAGGGCCGCTCCTCACTACACTCCCTCACAGTAATGAGGGCCGCTCCTCACTACACACCCTCACAGTAATGAGGGCCGCTCCTCACTACACACCCTCACAGTAATGAGGGCCGCTCCTCACTACACTCCCTCACAGTAATGAGGGCCGCTCCTCACTACACTCCCTCACAGTAATGAGGGCCGCTCCTCACTACACACAGTCATCGTGGCGGTGCAGCGTGACGGGTTGTTGCACACCTCCCGgctcaacaccccccctccctccccccccccctcacttgttGCTGAGATAATGTATTGTTTTGTGGTGGTTCACTGTTAGTAGTTTGATCACTCGCTTTGTCACTGCTGCGACCTGTCACTGCTGCGACCTGTCACTACTGCGACCTGGCACTGCTGCGACCTGTCACTGCTACGACCTTTCACTGCTGCGACCTGTCACTGCTGCCACCTGTCACTGCTGCCACCTGTCACTGCTACGACCTGTCACAGCTACGACCTGTCACTGCTGCGACCTGTCACTGCTGCGACCTGTCACTGCTACGACCTGTCACTGCTGCCACCTGTCACTGCTACGACCTTTCACTGCTGCGACCTGTCACTGCTGCCACCTGTCACTGCTGCCACCTGTCACTGCTACGACCTGTCACAGCTACGACCTGTCACTGCTGCGACCTGTCACTGCTGCGACCTGTCACTGCTACGACCTGTCACTGCTGCCACCTGTCACTGCTGCGACCTGTCACTGCTGCGACCTGTCACTGCTGCCACCTGTCACTGCTGCGACCTGTCACTGCTGCGACCTGTCACTGCTGCGACCTGTCACTGCTGCCACCTGTCACTGCTACGACCTGTCACAGCTACGACCTGTCACTGTTGCGACCTGTCACTGCTGCGACCTGTCACTGCTACGACCTGTCACAGCTACGACCTGTCACTACTGCGACCTGTCACTGCTGCGACCTGTCACTGCTGCGACCTGTCACTGCTGCGACCCTTCACTGCTGCGACCTGTCACTGCTGCGACCTTTCACTGCTGCGACCTGTCAATGCTGCGACCTGTCACTGCTGCCACCTGTCACTGCTACGACCTGTCACAGCTACGACCTGTCACTGCTGCGACCTGTCACTGCTGCGACCTGTCACTGCTACGACCTGTCACAGCTACGACCTGTCACTACTGCGACCTGTCACTGCTGCGACCTGTCACTGCTGCGACCTGTCACTGCTGCCACCTGTCACTGCTGCGACCTGTCACTGCTGCCACCTGTCACTGCTGCGACCTGTCACTGCTGCGACCTGTCACTGCTGCGACCTGTCACTGCTACGACCTGTCACAGCTACGACCTGTCACTGCTGCGACCTGTCACTGCTGCGACCTGTCACTGCTACGACCTGTCACAGCTACGACCTGTCACTACTGCGACCTGTCACTGCTGCGACCTGTCACTGCTGCGACCTGTCACTGCTGCCACCTGTCACTGCTGCGACCTGTCACTGCTGCCACCTGTCACTGCTGCGACCTGTCACTGCTGCGACCTGTCACTGCTGCGACCTGTCACTGCTGCCACCTGTCACTGCTGCGACCTGTCACTGCTACGACCTGTCACTGCTGCGACGTGTCACTGCTGCGACCAGTCACTGCTGCCACCTGTCACTGCTGCGACCTGTCACTGCTGCCACCTGTCACTGCTACGACATGTCACTGCTGCGACCTGTCACTGCTGCGACCTGTCACTGCTGCGACCTCTCACTGCTACGACCTCTCACTGCTGCGACCCCTCACTGCTACGACCTGTCACTGCTGCGACCTGTCACTGCTGCGACCTGTCACTGCTGCGACCTGTCACTGCTGCGACCTGTCACTGCTGCGACCTGTCACTGCTGCGACCTGTCACTGCTGCGACCCTTCACTGCTGCGACCTGTCACTGCTGCGACCTGTCACTGCTGCGACCTGTCAATGCTGCGACCTGTCACTGCTGCCACCTGTCACTGCTACGACCTGTCACAGCTACGACCTGTCACTGCTGCGACCTGTCACTGCTGCGACCTGTCACTGCTACGACCTGTCACAGCTACGACCTGTCACTACTGCGACCTGTCACTGCTGCGACCTGTCACTGCTGCGACCTGTCACTGCTGCCACTTGTCACTGCTGCGACCTGTCACTGCTGCCACCTGTCACTGCTGCGACCTGTCACTGCTGCGACCTGTCACTGCTACGACCTGTCACAGCTACGACCTGTCACTGCTGCGACCTGTCACTGCTGCGACCTGTCACTGCTACGACCTGTCACAGCTACGACCTGTCACTACTGCGACCTGTCACTGCTGCGACCTGTCACTGCTGCGACCTGTCACTGCTGCCACCTGTCACTGCTGCGGCCTGTCACTGCTGCCACCTGTCACTGCTGCGACCTGTCACTGCTGCGACCTGTCACTGCTGCCACCTGTGACTGCTGCCACCTGTCACTGCTGCGACCTGTCACTGCTACGACCTGTCACTGCTGCGACGTGTCACTGCTGCGACCAGTCACTGCTGCCACCTGTCACTGCTGCGACCTGTCACTGCTGCCACCTGTCACTGCTACGACCTGTCACTGCTGCGACCTGTCACTGCTGCGACCTGTCACTGCTGCGACCACTCACTGCTACGACCTCTCACTGCTGCGACCCCTCACTGCTACGACCTGTCACTGCTGCGACCTGTCACTGCTGCGACCTGTCACTGCTGCGACCTGCCACTGCAACGACCTCACACTGCAACGACCTCTCACTGCTACGACCTCTCACTGGTACGACCTCTCACTGCTACGACCTCTCACTGCTACACCCTCTCACTGCTACGACCTCTCACTGCAGCGACCTGCCACTGCTACGACATGTCACTGCTACGACCTCTCACTGCTACACCCTCTCACTGCTACGACCTCTCACTGCTACGACCTCTCACTGCTGCGACCTGTCACTGGTGCGACCTGTCACTCCTACGACCTCTCACTCCTACGACCTCTCACTCCTACGACCTCTCACTCCCACGACCTCTCACCAATACGACCTCTCACTGCTACGTCCTCACACTGCAACGACCTCACACTGCAACGACCTCTCACTGCAACGACCTCTCACTGCTACGACCTCACACTGGTACGACCTCACACTGCTACGTCCTCACACTGCTACGACCTCTCACTGCTACGACCTCTCACTGCTACGACCTCACACTGCTACGACCTCACACTGCAACGACCTCACACTGCTACGACCTCTCACTGCTACGACCTCTCACTTCTGCGACCTCACACTGCTACGACCTCACACTGCAACGACCTCACACTGCAACGACCTCTTATTGCTACGACCTCTCATTGCTACGACCTCTTACTGCTACGACCTCACACTGCTACGACCTCACACTGCTACGACCTCACACTGCAACGATCTCACACTGCTACGATCTCACACTGCTACGACCTCTCACTGCAACGACTTCTCACTGCTACGACCTCTCACTGCTACGACCTCTCACTGCTACGACCTCTCACTGCTACGACCTCTCTCTGTTTCGGAGTGGCCTGATTCGGAGGATGACGGTCTCGCGATTTTAAGGCCAGAGTTCGAATCTTCGATGGTACAAGTGACGGAAATATTATTACTCACTGTATTATGAATTGAgcatctgtctctgtctgtctgtctgtctgtctgtctgtctgtctgtctgtctgtctgtctgtctgtctgtctgtctgtctgtctgtctctctctctctgtctgtctgtct
Above is a window of Procambarus clarkii isolate CNS0578487 chromosome 3, FALCON_Pclarkii_2.0, whole genome shotgun sequence DNA encoding:
- the LOC138368744 gene encoding mucin-4-like, whose product is MSLLRPVTAATCHCCDLSLLRPLTAATPHCYDLSLLRPVTAATCHCCDLSLLRPVTAATCHCCDLSLLRPFTAATCHCCDLSLLRPVNAATCHCCHLSLLRPVTATTCHCCDLSLLRPVTATTCHSYDLSLLRPVTAATCHCCDLSLLPLVTAATCHCCHLSLLRPVTAATCHCYDLSQLRPVTAATCHCCDLSLLRPVTATTCHYCDLSLLRPVTAATCHCCHLSLLRPVTAATCHCCDLSLLRPVTAATCDCCHLSLLRPVTATTCHCCDVSLLRPVTAATCHCCDLSLLPPVTATTCHCCDLSLLRPVTAATTHCYDLSLLRPLTATTCHCCDLSLLRPVTAATCHCNDLTLQRPLTATTSHWYDLSLLRPLTATPSHCYDLSLQRPATATTCHCYDLSLLHPLTATTSHCYDLSLLRPVTGATCHSYDLSLLRPLTPTTSHSHDLSPIRPLTATSSHCNDLTLQRPLTATTSHCYDLTLVRPHTATSSHCYDLSLLRPLTATTSHCYDLTLQRPHTATTSHCYDLSLLRPHTATTSHCNDLTLQRPLIATTSHCYDLLLLRPHTATTSHCYDLTLQRSHTATISHCYDLSLQRLLTATTSHCYDLSLLRPLTATTSLCFGVA